A single genomic interval of Halalkalibaculum roseum harbors:
- a CDS encoding phosphoribosylanthranilate isomerase gives MFANEEERTKVKICGLTSLEDARFVSGALAHYLGFIFYEESPRYITHAEAGAIINWIEGPECVGVFVNQPLDDVNMIIRQTGIDLVQLHGNESPEYTAMVEKPVIKVIHVEPSTDAEELKAAVEPYLSHVEYLMFDTKLGDQWGGTGKTFDWSLVDEVSGGKPFFLSGGINEHNIRKACKEVQPYAVDLSSSLESEPGVKDFDKVETFMEEMREIWEEQEMGEL, from the coding sequence ATGTTTGCAAACGAGGAAGAGCGTACCAAAGTAAAAATATGCGGACTCACATCCCTGGAAGATGCACGATTTGTATCAGGGGCTCTGGCTCATTACTTGGGATTCATATTCTATGAGGAGAGTCCAAGATATATCACCCATGCCGAAGCCGGTGCGATCATCAACTGGATTGAAGGGCCGGAGTGTGTGGGAGTATTTGTCAACCAGCCCCTGGATGATGTCAATATGATAATCCGGCAGACCGGCATTGACCTGGTACAGCTCCACGGAAACGAATCGCCCGAATATACTGCCATGGTGGAAAAGCCCGTTATAAAAGTGATCCATGTAGAACCATCCACTGATGCCGAGGAACTTAAGGCTGCCGTGGAACCGTATCTATCACACGTTGAGTACCTGATGTTTGATACCAAACTTGGTGATCAATGGGGCGGTACGGGTAAAACATTTGACTGGTCTCTGGTCGATGAAGTAAGCGGCGGTAAACCTTTTTTTCTCTCAGGCGGTATCAATGAGCATAATATCCGCAAAGCTTGTAAGGAAGTACAACCCTATGCTGTCGATCTTTCCAGCAGTCTGGAGAGTGAACCGGGAGTAAAAGACTTTGACAAGGTGGAAACATTCATGGAGGAGATGCGTGAGATCTGGGAAGAGCAGGAAATGGGGGAGTTATAA
- the trpA gene encoding tryptophan synthase subunit alpha, whose protein sequence is MIKEKSAHRITQLFRKKNEDSKIMSLFLTAGYPDLESTVDLILGFEQNGTDMIELGMPFSDPLADGPTIQYSSNKAIESGITMDGIFEMVRGVRKQSEIPIILMGYVNPVMRYGVEDFCKEASDAGVDGLIIPDLPVEESGILEEKADHYELPIIYLVAPNTSDERMRLIDEKSEGFVYCVSVTGVTGARDGEEVSKSVARFIERVKQNITKNSTMVGFGIKSHEDAEKIARDMDGFIVGSALIETIRSNYPDEGWMDEVFAFVRGLKYGNN, encoded by the coding sequence ATGATCAAAGAAAAAAGCGCGCACAGAATTACCCAGTTATTCCGGAAAAAGAATGAGGATTCAAAGATAATGAGTCTTTTTCTCACCGCCGGTTACCCTGATCTCGAATCCACAGTAGATCTGATTTTAGGATTTGAGCAGAACGGTACAGACATGATTGAGCTGGGAATGCCGTTCAGCGATCCTCTTGCCGATGGGCCAACTATCCAATATTCAAGCAACAAGGCCATCGAGAGCGGCATCACCATGGATGGTATCTTTGAAATGGTTCGGGGGGTCAGGAAGCAATCGGAAATTCCGATTATTCTTATGGGCTATGTGAATCCGGTGATGCGGTACGGTGTCGAAGATTTCTGTAAAGAAGCTTCTGATGCAGGAGTTGACGGACTGATCATACCGGATCTGCCGGTGGAAGAGTCCGGCATTCTGGAGGAGAAAGCAGATCATTATGAATTGCCTATTATCTATCTGGTAGCCCCGAATACATCTGATGAAAGAATGCGTCTGATCGATGAAAAGTCAGAAGGTTTCGTCTATTGCGTCTCCGTGACCGGTGTGACCGGGGCCAGGGATGGGGAGGAGGTTTCAAAATCCGTAGCTCGTTTTATCGAACGGGTGAAACAAAACATTACCAAAAATTCTACTATGGTAGGTTTCGGAATTAAATCACATGAAGATGCTGAAAAGATCGCCCGCGACATGGATGGTTTTATAGTAGGAAGTGCTTTAATTGAAACCATTCGTAGTAACTACCCTGATGAAGGTTGGATGGATGAAGTATTTGCTTTTGTTCGGGGCTTGAAGTATGGTAACAACTAA
- the trpS gene encoding tryptophan--tRNA ligase yields the protein MKTILSGITPSGKLHLGNYFGAIRQHIEMQEKGDAFYFIANYHSLTSINDGKEIRENTLDIALDYLALGLDPEKCTFFAQSDVPQVTELAWILGTFCPVSLMEKGVAYKDKVAQGLSPNIGLFTYPILQAADILIYNSDLVPVGQDQKQNIEICRDLAGKLNHVYDKELLKLPEEYIVESVAVVPGIDGRKMSKSYGNTIGIFDEGKKLKKKVMSIETDSTPLDEPKDPDTCNVFALIKLFANKKKRKEIADKYRAGGYGYGHAKKELLGMITDYFAEARERRKELQKNEDYVMDVLREGSKTARERAETVMGPVREATGIIRNYNF from the coding sequence ATGAAAACGATTTTATCAGGTATTACGCCTTCCGGCAAACTGCATTTAGGCAACTATTTTGGTGCAATACGCCAGCATATTGAGATGCAGGAGAAAGGTGATGCCTTCTATTTTATCGCCAATTATCACTCCCTGACCTCTATTAACGACGGTAAGGAAATCAGGGAGAATACCCTGGATATAGCACTGGATTACCTTGCACTCGGTCTGGATCCAGAGAAGTGTACCTTCTTTGCCCAGAGCGATGTACCCCAGGTAACCGAACTGGCGTGGATACTGGGAACTTTTTGTCCGGTAAGCCTGATGGAAAAAGGAGTTGCCTATAAGGATAAAGTGGCTCAGGGATTGAGCCCGAATATCGGACTGTTTACCTACCCGATACTGCAGGCTGCGGATATTTTAATATATAATTCTGACCTGGTTCCCGTAGGACAGGATCAAAAACAAAATATCGAGATTTGCAGAGATCTCGCCGGCAAACTGAATCATGTGTACGATAAGGAACTGCTTAAACTGCCTGAAGAATATATTGTAGAGTCGGTTGCTGTTGTTCCCGGCATTGACGGGCGCAAGATGAGCAAATCGTATGGCAATACCATAGGGATTTTTGATGAGGGCAAGAAACTCAAGAAAAAGGTAATGTCCATTGAAACGGATTCTACGCCACTTGACGAACCGAAGGATCCGGATACCTGTAATGTGTTTGCCCTGATAAAACTATTTGCCAATAAAAAGAAACGTAAGGAGATAGCAGATAAGTACCGTGCAGGTGGTTATGGCTACGGTCATGCCAAGAAGGAACTGCTGGGCATGATTACCGATTATTTTGCAGAGGCCCGCGAACGACGCAAGGAACTGCAAAAGAACGAGGATTATGTTATGGATGTTCTCAGGGAAGGCAGTAAGACAGCGCGTGAAAGGGCCGAGACAGTTATGGGTCCGGTTCGCGAAGCTACCGGCATCATACGCAATTATAATTTTTAA
- a CDS encoding anthranilate synthase component II: MVLIIDNYDSFTYNLVHLVAVHTDEYKVIRNDAMTVEEVKELNPDKILISPGPGRPDEAGITEALIREMGEKTPILGVCLGHQAIGEVFGGEVIHAPKLMHGKTSKVHHDGKSVFRNVEEPFDATRYHSLVLNPDKIPDVLQITARSDDDVIMGLRHRDFPIEGIQFHPESILTTEGPKIIENWLKQN; this comes from the coding sequence ATGGTACTGATAATAGACAATTACGACTCATTTACGTACAACCTTGTGCACCTGGTGGCAGTGCATACCGATGAGTACAAGGTTATTCGTAATGATGCCATGACGGTTGAGGAAGTAAAAGAATTGAACCCTGACAAGATTTTGATTTCACCGGGACCCGGAAGGCCGGACGAGGCGGGTATTACGGAAGCGCTGATCCGGGAGATGGGGGAGAAGACCCCGATACTGGGCGTCTGCCTTGGGCATCAAGCCATCGGAGAGGTATTTGGCGGCGAGGTTATTCATGCTCCCAAGCTGATGCATGGTAAGACCTCAAAGGTGCATCATGACGGGAAAAGCGTGTTTAGGAATGTGGAAGAACCTTTTGATGCTACACGTTATCACTCCCTGGTTTTGAATCCGGATAAGATTCCTGATGTATTACAAATTACAGCCCGCAGTGACGATGATGTTATTATGGGACTTCGTCACCGTGATTTTCCTATAGAAGGCATTCAGTTTCACCCGGAAAGTATCCTGACCACGGAAGGGCCTAAAATCATTGAAAACTGGCTCAAACAGAATTAA
- the trpC gene encoding indole-3-glycerol phosphate synthase TrpC, protein MATILEQIVEQTATDLVKRKRKVSFMDFESFEWYERPRRPFGDNLRNKGTVSVIAEIKKASPSKGIIRKDFNPQKIASQYFEGGASALSVLTDEPAFQGSLDYLSAASTEVDIPVLRKDFIIDPYQVKEARAYGADAVLLIATITEGNQLNELLHASTEYGLECLVECYSEDDLNRLNFEYINILGVNNRDLKTFDVDLHRGIELLNRAPEETVLVSESGLSSAGDLKFLYDNNIDAALIGEYFMRQPDPGKAVEKMLGELKQLVEENAVVTEDQESEKNMS, encoded by the coding sequence ATGGCTACTATCTTGGAACAAATCGTAGAGCAGACTGCAACCGACCTTGTCAAACGGAAACGCAAAGTCAGTTTCATGGATTTTGAGTCGTTTGAATGGTACGAGCGCCCGAGGCGACCGTTTGGGGATAATTTGAGAAATAAAGGTACTGTCTCGGTAATTGCTGAAATTAAAAAGGCGTCTCCATCCAAGGGGATCATTCGAAAAGATTTCAATCCACAAAAAATTGCATCACAATATTTTGAGGGAGGGGCGAGCGCGTTGTCCGTTCTCACTGATGAGCCTGCCTTCCAGGGAAGCCTGGATTACCTTAGTGCGGCTTCGACGGAAGTGGACATCCCCGTATTGAGAAAAGATTTTATCATCGATCCATACCAGGTTAAGGAAGCACGTGCCTATGGGGCTGATGCGGTGCTGTTAATTGCCACCATAACGGAAGGGAACCAGCTCAATGAGCTGCTGCATGCCTCCACCGAATATGGCTTGGAATGCCTTGTTGAGTGTTATTCAGAGGATGACCTAAATCGGCTTAATTTTGAATATATTAACATTCTCGGCGTTAACAACCGCGACCTCAAGACTTTTGATGTCGATCTACATCGGGGAATCGAGCTTCTGAACAGGGCCCCGGAAGAGACCGTGTTGGTTTCTGAAAGCGGTTTAAGCAGTGCCGGTGATCTGAAATTTCTCTATGATAATAATATTGATGCTGCGCTGATCGGGGAGTATTTTATGCGTCAGCCAGATCCTGGAAAAGCAGTGGAAAAGATGCTCGGAGAATTGAAGCAGCTGGTTGAAGAAAATGCGGTTGTTACTGAAGATCAGGAATCTGAAAAAAATATGAGTTAA
- the trpB gene encoding tryptophan synthase subunit beta produces MATYDLPTKTGYFGKFGGKFVPEILIPALEELEEAYEAAWKDQDFLDEFKRLLKEYVGRPTELTYANRLTEHYGKARIYLKREDLCHTGAHKINNAIGQILLARRMGKERIIAETGAGQHGVATATACAKFGMKCIVYMGAEDMWRQKLNVDRMRLLGTEVRSVESGSKTLKDATNEAIRDWVTNVEDTFYIIGSVVGPHPYPKMVRNFHRVIGEETKYQLKEVEGKDPDYLLACVGGGSNAIGFFHPFIENESVRMYGLEAAGHGAETDKTAATLSIGSPGVLHGSLSYLLQSNEGQIHLAHSISAGLDYPGIGPEHSYLHDSKRVTYKAITDAQAMEGVKLLSELEGIIPALETAHAIAYLDELMPKTSEDEIVVINCSGRGDKDMGTIAEHL; encoded by the coding sequence ATGGCAACATACGATCTGCCCACTAAAACCGGCTATTTTGGTAAATTCGGAGGTAAATTCGTACCTGAGATTCTCATTCCTGCATTGGAAGAACTTGAAGAAGCCTACGAAGCTGCATGGAAAGACCAGGATTTTCTTGACGAGTTTAAGAGACTATTGAAAGAGTACGTCGGCAGGCCAACAGAATTGACCTATGCAAATCGCCTGACTGAACATTATGGCAAAGCCAGAATTTACCTCAAAAGAGAAGATCTTTGTCATACAGGTGCACATAAGATCAATAATGCGATCGGTCAGATATTGCTGGCACGAAGGATGGGCAAAGAACGTATCATAGCAGAAACCGGAGCCGGTCAGCACGGGGTGGCAACAGCTACTGCCTGTGCAAAGTTTGGGATGAAGTGTATTGTCTATATGGGGGCCGAGGATATGTGGCGGCAAAAACTGAATGTAGACCGTATGCGCTTGCTGGGAACCGAAGTCCGCTCGGTGGAGAGCGGTTCGAAGACATTGAAAGATGCAACCAATGAAGCGATCCGTGATTGGGTAACAAATGTGGAAGATACTTTCTATATCATCGGTTCTGTCGTCGGCCCACACCCCTACCCGAAGATGGTGAGAAACTTTCACCGGGTGATTGGGGAAGAGACCAAATACCAGCTCAAGGAAGTTGAAGGAAAGGATCCGGATTATCTGCTGGCTTGTGTAGGTGGGGGCTCAAACGCCATCGGATTTTTTCATCCATTTATTGAAAACGAATCTGTACGCATGTACGGTCTTGAAGCTGCCGGACATGGTGCTGAAACCGACAAAACGGCTGCAACGCTCAGTATTGGTTCTCCGGGAGTACTTCATGGATCGCTCAGCTACCTGCTGCAAAGCAATGAAGGGCAAATTCATTTGGCCCACTCCATTAGCGCGGGGCTTGACTATCCCGGAATAGGTCCTGAACACTCTTACCTTCACGATTCCAAAAGAGTGACATATAAAGCTATTACCGATGCTCAAGCCATGGAGGGAGTGAAGCTACTGTCTGAACTGGAAGGTATTATTCCCGCACTTGAAACCGCACACGCCATTGCATATCTGGATGAACTGATGCCAAAGACAAGCGAAGATGAGATTGTGGTGATAAACTGCTCGGGTAGGGGTGACAAGGATATGGGTACCATAGCAGAACACTTGTAG
- a CDS encoding methyltransferase domain-containing protein, producing MGSTISEVPKMNRKIAESFGSSVTDYNEHATVQKEVANRLIASLKPWRDILPPGPILEVGCGTGFVTNGIVDLYPKREKVITDLSEEMVDFCRDRFQSAKNISFQQLDAEQLQTEEPKYGMTVCGFAAQWFKDPALTLGKLMEATRPGGLLLASFPGNESFPEWKKCCEDLGLPFTGNDLPDTEEIVIKMSTGPVQVDYYEDTVTESYPSALHFFRHLKNIGAGTHRKGRSLTPSEMKMLIRHWDSQNEEDITVSYHVVFLAVKRDHVS from the coding sequence ATGGGTAGCACAATTTCTGAAGTACCAAAAATGAACCGGAAAATAGCCGAAAGTTTCGGCAGTTCGGTAACTGACTACAATGAACATGCTACGGTTCAAAAGGAGGTAGCCAACCGGCTGATTGCTTCATTAAAACCATGGCGTGATATCCTGCCACCGGGACCCATACTTGAAGTAGGTTGCGGAACAGGCTTCGTGACCAACGGGATTGTAGATCTATACCCTAAAAGAGAAAAGGTCATAACAGATTTATCGGAAGAAATGGTCGATTTTTGCAGGGACCGGTTCCAATCTGCTAAAAATATCTCATTTCAACAGTTGGATGCAGAGCAGCTTCAAACAGAGGAGCCGAAATACGGTATGACCGTATGCGGATTTGCTGCGCAATGGTTCAAAGATCCGGCGCTTACGCTTGGAAAATTGATGGAAGCTACCAGGCCGGGGGGCTTATTATTGGCATCATTCCCGGGGAATGAAAGTTTCCCTGAATGGAAGAAATGCTGTGAAGATCTTGGGCTTCCTTTCACCGGCAATGACTTGCCGGATACCGAAGAGATAGTCATCAAAATGTCCACCGGTCCGGTACAGGTTGACTACTATGAAGACACCGTAACAGAATCATATCCATCCGCCCTTCATTTTTTCAGGCATTTAAAAAATATAGGTGCTGGGACCCATAGAAAGGGTCGCTCATTGACTCCTTCCGAGATGAAAATGCTTATCAGGCACTGGGACAGTCAAAACGAAGAGGATATCACAGTAAGTTATCATGTTGTGTTCCTGGCGGTAAAAAGAGATCATGTCTCATGA
- a CDS encoding alpha/beta hydrolase, which translates to MREAEIVAFHGWGFDSSFWAGWEDLLPENIEFTVFERGYIGKPKSTPVFTGSERKNVILTHSFGLHLCPDDLYRQADLVVICSGFIDFHPVAAQYRRRSKLIIKQMLNALQGHPEQVLKEFYTNTYKPDEPRKLPEGTPNLDLLVEDLERLNTQTFEVSLLKSVDNICILHGFEDAIVHRRKGRSLYDTYSKQAKYFEVKDAGHALPYTHNQQCWQFIEPEIQNLTS; encoded by the coding sequence ATGCGGGAAGCTGAAATTGTAGCATTTCATGGGTGGGGTTTTGACAGCTCTTTTTGGGCAGGATGGGAGGATTTACTACCTGAAAACATAGAGTTTACCGTATTTGAGCGAGGCTATATTGGGAAACCTAAAAGTACACCCGTTTTCACAGGTAGCGAAAGGAAAAATGTAATTTTGACGCATTCATTCGGATTACATCTTTGTCCGGATGATCTCTATAGACAAGCTGATTTGGTCGTAATCTGCAGCGGGTTTATTGATTTTCATCCGGTAGCCGCACAGTATCGCAGAAGATCAAAACTCATTATTAAACAGATGCTAAATGCTCTGCAGGGACATCCGGAACAGGTGTTAAAGGAGTTTTATACAAATACATACAAACCGGACGAACCCCGCAAACTGCCTGAAGGTACCCCGAACCTGGATCTCCTTGTCGAAGATCTTGAGCGCCTCAACACTCAAACATTTGAAGTTTCCTTACTGAAAAGTGTCGATAATATCTGTATCCTTCATGGCTTTGAAGATGCCATTGTTCATCGCAGAAAGGGCAGAAGCTTGTACGATACCTATTCAAAACAGGCAAAATATTTTGAAGTAAAAGATGCCGGACATGCATTGCCCTATACGCATAATCAACAATGTTGGCAGTTTATTGAACCTGAGATACAAAATCTTACTTCTTAA
- the bioD gene encoding dethiobiotin synthase — protein MRLEEFPSNIFISGTDTGIGKTVVSAMVTLGLSATYWKPVQSGLEEETDTEFVKRVTGLPDTHFKPERYRLQEPLSPHASAAIDGVSISLDDFQLPDTGSNNLVVEGAGGLLVPLNDDDMIIDLIEKFRLPVLLVVRSELGTLNHTFLSLEALRNRNIPIIGVVMNGPKNESNRKAIEKYGRVEVLGEIEPLQTLDPKTLKNEFNKIFKS, from the coding sequence ATGAGATTAGAAGAATTCCCATCCAATATATTTATCAGTGGTACAGATACGGGGATCGGAAAAACGGTCGTTTCTGCTATGGTGACCCTTGGTCTGTCGGCAACTTACTGGAAACCTGTACAGTCCGGACTTGAGGAGGAAACCGATACTGAATTTGTTAAAAGAGTTACGGGTCTGCCCGATACACATTTCAAACCCGAGCGGTATCGACTTCAGGAACCGCTTTCTCCGCACGCCTCTGCAGCCATAGACGGGGTATCGATCTCTTTGGATGATTTTCAACTACCCGATACCGGATCAAACAACCTGGTGGTTGAAGGAGCCGGCGGCTTGCTGGTGCCTTTAAATGACGATGATATGATTATTGATCTCATTGAGAAGTTCCGCCTGCCTGTCTTACTGGTTGTTCGCAGTGAATTGGGTACACTCAATCACACCTTTCTCTCCCTAGAGGCTTTGCGCAATAGGAACATACCTATTATAGGGGTTGTCATGAATGGGCCTAAAAACGAAAGTAACAGAAAAGCTATTGAAAAGTACGGCCGGGTAGAAGTGCTGGGTGAAATTGAACCTTTGCAAACGCTTGATCCCAAAACCCTGAAAAACGAATTCAACAAAATTTTTAAATCCTGA
- a CDS encoding DUF4837 family protein produces MNAFNKILLMVIVVLFAFACDGDYRQQAVGAFGDAVVLMDSTEHDSQTAEAIRRTYGQGIQTLPNYEALFDLRFVDFRNNEQLEVIKKNKNLIIAATIDDSSNVGRFVRALLDDQVESRVREGQSFAFPLEDQWYRNQWSIILTSTSDSALAENIRNTKESLVESLMEKEFRRWQYDIYDRGENYALEDTLWENHGWKVRVQHDWRKNIDTSYVANGSLNNLVTMRRPLPDNDRWFWAWWQDSVRTADYIDADWINTKRDSLMEKWIRGTRDSSYVTTEYRRPVETDTLRVNGHLAFETLGTWRMTNDAMGGPFANMTIYDEETDRLFILEFGQFAPRYNKRRFVRQFRAMLRTFESDSAWSTGNTMEQNMVTR; encoded by the coding sequence ATGAACGCTTTCAATAAGATACTTTTAATGGTCATTGTTGTCTTATTTGCCTTTGCCTGCGACGGAGATTACCGCCAGCAGGCAGTAGGTGCCTTTGGAGACGCTGTGGTTCTGATGGATTCTACCGAACACGATAGCCAGACGGCTGAAGCAATTCGACGAACCTATGGGCAAGGCATACAAACTCTGCCCAACTATGAAGCGCTTTTTGATCTTAGATTTGTGGACTTCCGCAATAACGAACAGCTGGAAGTAATTAAAAAGAATAAGAACTTGATTATCGCGGCAACTATTGATGACAGTTCAAATGTCGGACGTTTTGTGCGTGCACTTCTGGATGACCAGGTAGAGAGCAGGGTCAGGGAAGGACAAAGTTTTGCTTTCCCCTTAGAGGATCAGTGGTATCGTAATCAGTGGTCAATCATTCTGACTTCTACCAGCGATTCTGCTTTAGCAGAAAATATCAGAAACACCAAGGAGTCGCTGGTTGAAAGCCTGATGGAGAAGGAGTTCAGGCGCTGGCAGTATGATATCTATGATCGCGGTGAAAACTATGCGCTGGAAGATACTCTTTGGGAAAATCACGGCTGGAAAGTCAGGGTTCAGCATGACTGGAGAAAAAATATCGACACCTCATATGTAGCCAACGGTTCCCTGAATAATCTTGTAACCATGCGTCGCCCGTTACCAGATAACGATAGGTGGTTTTGGGCCTGGTGGCAAGACAGTGTTAGAACCGCAGATTATATCGATGCCGACTGGATCAATACCAAAAGAGATTCACTCATGGAGAAGTGGATAAGAGGTACCAGGGATAGCTCATACGTTACTACCGAGTACCGCCGTCCGGTTGAAACGGATACACTCCGTGTAAACGGTCATCTTGCTTTTGAAACACTGGGTACCTGGCGCATGACCAATGATGCCATGGGTGGTCCCTTTGCAAATATGACCATCTATGACGAGGAAACAGATCGGTTGTTTATTCTGGAGTTCGGTCAGTTTGCGCCCCGTTATAACAAGCGAAGATTTGTACGGCAATTCAGAGCGATGCTCAGGACCTTTGAAAGTGATTCCGCATGGAGTACCGGAAATACTATGGAACAAAATATGGTTACCCGCTAA
- the bioF gene encoding 8-amino-7-oxononanoate synthase: MPSKPKQQFIDDDLENRKADNLFRSLQTLIPSGDGLTVTKKGRELINFCSNDYLGLSKHPEVIRKSRNYTEKYGAGSTASRLISGTFDIHEELETKLAEILKKEAALIFNSGFQANSTLIDTLTDRHSLVLADRLSHNSLLKGGLASRADLQRFNHNDLTHLEKLLVRAKGENYNRILIITETVFSMDGDRSDVKEIAALANAHNALLFVDDAHAVGVWGEKGLGLGYDVEGIDILLGTCGKAFGSFGAYVACSTKMKEYLINYCPGFIYTTALPPAVIGAIDSALDLIPYMEKQRSRYHKTIEKVRDRLQGYGFDTGPSSTQIIPVIIGDEVETLELAEWLEEQGILATAIRPPTVPENSSRIRLTISLAHTDAQIDYLLNKMKEWSNAGS; this comes from the coding sequence GTGCCCTCCAAACCAAAGCAGCAATTTATAGATGATGACCTGGAAAACCGAAAGGCAGATAACTTATTTCGGTCCCTTCAGACCCTTATACCCTCCGGTGATGGACTGACCGTCACTAAAAAAGGTCGAGAGCTGATAAACTTCTGTTCGAACGATTACCTGGGTTTATCAAAACATCCTGAGGTAATCCGGAAATCCAGGAATTATACTGAAAAATATGGCGCCGGTTCTACGGCTTCCCGTCTTATTTCCGGTACCTTTGATATCCACGAGGAACTGGAAACAAAGCTTGCTGAAATCCTTAAAAAGGAGGCGGCATTGATCTTTAATTCCGGTTTTCAGGCAAACAGTACTTTAATTGATACCTTGACCGACCGGCATTCCCTGGTGCTTGCAGACAGGCTTAGTCATAACAGTTTGTTGAAAGGCGGACTCGCAAGCAGGGCAGATCTCCAGCGATTTAATCATAATGACCTGACACATCTTGAAAAACTATTAGTCAGGGCCAAAGGAGAAAATTACAATCGCATTTTAATCATTACCGAAACCGTTTTCAGTATGGATGGTGATCGAAGTGATGTAAAGGAGATAGCCGCATTAGCAAATGCGCATAATGCCTTATTGTTTGTAGATGATGCCCATGCCGTAGGAGTGTGGGGTGAAAAAGGCTTGGGGCTTGGTTATGATGTGGAAGGAATTGATATTCTACTGGGAACCTGTGGTAAGGCATTCGGTTCTTTTGGTGCCTATGTAGCTTGTTCGACAAAAATGAAAGAGTATCTCATCAACTATTGTCCGGGTTTTATTTATACTACGGCGCTTCCGCCCGCGGTAATCGGTGCTATTGATTCTGCACTGGATTTGATTCCATATATGGAAAAACAACGTTCCCGCTATCATAAAACTATTGAGAAAGTGCGTGACCGTTTGCAAGGCTACGGATTCGATACAGGTCCATCTAGCACTCAAATTATCCCTGTAATCATCGGCGATGAAGTCGAAACGCTGGAGTTGGCAGAATGGCTTGAAGAGCAGGGCATCCTTGCAACGGCCATACGCCCGCCAACAGTTCCGGAGAACAGCTCACGCATACGCCTGACAATATCACTAGCGCATACCGATGCACAAATTGATTACTTGTTGAATAAGATGAAGGAGTGGAGTAATGCGGGAAGCTGA
- the trpD gene encoding anthranilate phosphoribosyltransferase encodes MTDIKHILEKLADRRDLSPEEAKSALQSIIEGEVGVEQTTAFLIAMRAKGETIEELTTFVRVMREAAITPKVDITNAVDLCGTGGDNSGTFNISTAAMFVVAGAGVPVLKHGNRSVSSKSGSADVLEALDIVATLHKEQVEKVFHETEMAFMFAPHFHPAMKHVMPARQVLGIRSFFNTMGPLLNPAEVKRQVVGAFDKRTSRQIAEILSNLNTEHVFSVHARDGLDELSLSAPTFVFELDGEVVTEHPPFDPASLGFEPVSLQQLQGGDAFYNADIIRSILKGEATNAQRNIVVLNATFGIHVSGKTGSLDEAKKLAEESIDSGSALKALKRLSEATNDVMKVSD; translated from the coding sequence ATGACCGATATCAAGCATATACTTGAGAAGCTGGCCGATCGCCGGGATTTAAGCCCGGAAGAGGCGAAAAGTGCCCTTCAATCCATTATAGAGGGTGAAGTGGGTGTAGAACAAACCACTGCTTTCCTAATCGCTATGCGTGCAAAGGGTGAAACCATTGAAGAACTTACCACTTTTGTGAGGGTGATGAGGGAAGCTGCCATTACTCCCAAGGTAGACATTACCAATGCCGTTGACCTTTGCGGGACAGGAGGTGATAATTCCGGTACCTTTAATATCTCGACTGCCGCTATGTTTGTGGTAGCCGGTGCCGGAGTTCCGGTGCTGAAACATGGCAACCGGAGCGTATCCAGTAAAAGCGGTAGTGCTGATGTGCTGGAAGCTCTGGATATCGTTGCAACCCTACACAAAGAACAGGTTGAAAAAGTATTTCACGAAACCGAAATGGCTTTCATGTTTGCTCCTCATTTTCACCCGGCTATGAAGCACGTCATGCCTGCCCGGCAGGTACTGGGTATCCGTTCATTTTTTAATACTATGGGTCCGCTCTTGAATCCGGCGGAGGTAAAAAGACAGGTAGTCGGGGCTTTTGACAAGCGAACTTCACGGCAAATAGCAGAAATACTCTCCAATCTGAATACCGAACATGTTTTCAGTGTTCACGCCCGTGACGGTCTGGACGAGTTGAGCCTGAGCGCACCTACCTTTGTATTTGAGCTGGATGGAGAAGTGGTTACGGAACACCCACCTTTTGATCCGGCGAGTCTGGGATTTGAACCTGTCAGTCTTCAGCAGCTGCAGGGAGGCGACGCTTTTTATAACGCCGACATTATCCGGTCGATACTCAAAGGCGAAGCGACCAATGCTCAGCGAAATATCGTGGTTCTAAACGCAACCTTCGGAATTCATGTATCGGGAAAAACCGGGAGCCTGGATGAGGCCAAAAAGCTAGCCGAGGAGAGTATTGATTCAGGATCAGCCTTGAAAGCCCTGAAAAGATTGAGCGAAGCTACCAACGATGTAATGAAAGTTTCTGACTGA